From Heteronotia binoei isolate CCM8104 ecotype False Entrance Well chromosome 17, APGP_CSIRO_Hbin_v1, whole genome shotgun sequence, one genomic window encodes:
- the LOC132586363 gene encoding uncharacterized protein LOC132586363 has product MSASSGIHWGYLRKYGGFLFKQWKEKFLSLSPDGCLLIGPRAGSPAELGISLGTSCDAILEGSEICDLPRLPVGAQRDSCLGLSLNDGRFLLFLAPSTQECRQWLNVLRKVKESFSEGSPSSCKVHIHSPARKCCRKGGAGAGTSCRRPPSMEREEAARTSLCQEPCLRHNSLAHARVQAACLLVGGAAAGPTMGYMVTSANAGQPVESHPPDFKELGYHPSACDTESQYEALDYEGMDQDFDVLEFGSFAF; this is encoded by the exons ATGAGCGCCTCCTCGGGAATCCATTGGGGCTATCTCCGCAAATACG GAGGCTTCCTGTTCAAGCAGTGGAAAGAgaagttcctctctctctcgccgGATGGGTGTCTTCTCATCGGCCCGCGTGCgggaagccctgctgagctgGGCATCTCTCTGGGCACCAGCTGCGATGCCATCCTGGAGGGGAGCGAGATCTGTGACCTCCCACGCCTTCCCGTGGGCGCCCAGCGGGACAGCTGCCTGGGCCTCAGCCTCAACGACGGGAGATTCCTGCTTTTTCTCGCACCCAGCACCCAAGAGTGCAG GCAGTGGCTGAACGTCTTAAGAAAAGTCAAAGAG AGTTTCTCCGAAGGGTCTCCTTCTAGCTGCAAAGTCCACATCCACTCGCCAGCGAGAAAATGTTGCCGGAAAGGAGGAGCGGGTGCTGGCACGAGCTGCAGGCGGCCACCCAGCATGGAGAGAGAAGAAG CTGCCCGGACCAGCCTGTGCCAAGAACCCTGCCTTCGCCACAACTCCCTGGCACATGCCCGGGTGCAAGCAGCTTGCCTCTTGGTGGGGGGAGCTGCCGCTGGCCCCACCATGGGCTACATGGTCACCTCTGCCAATGCCGGACAACCTGTGGAGTCGCATCCGCCAGACTTCAAGGAGTTGGGCTACCACCCGTCGGCCTGCGACACAGAATCGCAATACGAAGCCCTGGATTACGAGGGGATGGACCAGGACTTTGACGTGCTGGAATTTGGGAGCTTTGCCTTCTAG